The following proteins come from a genomic window of Desulfurococcus sp.:
- a CDS encoding DNA-directed RNA polymerase produces the protein MYSLLKIRDVVRIPPSKFGRPVEAVALEELRGRYEGTIVSIEKPDGGEELGVVVAVVDAKVDETGRILPGDGATYHDVEVDMLVFAPFIKEIVEGEVVTVTRAGLYVNLGVVDGFIHINQVSDERVSYDASRSILLLEESRRIVEKGDSVRARIYTLGILPGKGLRIHMTMRQPHLGKLEWLKGKGGAK, from the coding sequence ATGTACTCGCTGCTCAAGATCAGAGATGTTGTTAGAATACCACCCTCGAAGTTCGGTAGGCCTGTAGAGGCTGTCGCGCTCGAGGAATTAAGAGGCAGGTATGAGGGGACAATAGTCTCCATAGAGAAGCCTGATGGAGGAGAAGAGCTTGGAGTAGTAGTAGCTGTAGTTGACGCTAAAGTCGATGAAACCGGGAGGATTCTTCCAGGAGATGGAGCCACATACCACGACGTCGAGGTAGATATGCTGGTCTTCGCACCCTTTATCAAGGAGATCGTTGAAGGCGAAGTTGTCACCGTGACGAGAGCAGGATTATACGTGAACCTGGGTGTTGTAGACGGCTTCATACACATAAACCAGGTGTCTGATGAGAGAGTTAGCTACGATGCATCCCGTTCAATACTACTCCTCGAGGAGTCGAGGAGAATAGTGGAGAAAGGCGACTCTGTTAGAGCACGCATATATACACTTGGAATACTCCCAGGTAAAGGATTGAGAATACATATGACTATGAGGCAGCCACATCTAGGTAAACTAGAATGGCTTAAGGGAAAGGGGGGAGCTAAGTGA
- a CDS encoding DNA-directed RNA polymerase, subunit E'' produces MSSRSKPFKACRKCRALVPKDAATCPVCGSRDFTFEWSGVVIVFNPEKSAVAKTLGLETRGKYVVKIE; encoded by the coding sequence GTGAGCAGTAGAAGCAAGCCTTTCAAAGCATGCCGTAAGTGTAGAGCACTAGTTCCAAAGGATGCTGCTACATGCCCTGTATGTGGTTCACGAGACTTTACTTTCGAGTGGAGTGGTGTTGTAATAGTCTTCAACCCTGAGAAGTCAGCGGTAGCTAAAACCCTAGGCTTGGAGACGCGAGGCAAGTACGTGGTGAAGATTGAGTAG
- a CDS encoding DUF359 domain-containing protein, producing the protein MSSLTPVLKLPDSYRLFLALPQGELYVTPSRGVVRGLEAEVAVGDVVSRNHLARIIVVDAKTKRAGGGPYPASCSIVIHNPHGAVSMKSFTAALIRQARVVCVDGEEDLTVIPFMHAGYSKIIYGQPDVGVVEITGSRRVLKLLALKLLKGLKPYVLKA; encoded by the coding sequence TTGAGTAGCTTAACACCAGTGTTAAAGCTACCAGATAGCTACAGGCTCTTCCTCGCTCTCCCCCAGGGAGAACTCTATGTGACACCTTCTAGGGGGGTTGTGAGAGGGCTGGAAGCCGAGGTCGCTGTAGGCGATGTTGTATCGAGGAATCATTTAGCTCGAATCATAGTAGTCGACGCAAAGACTAAGAGAGCTGGCGGAGGCCCCTATCCAGCTTCATGTAGTATTGTAATCCATAATCCACATGGAGCTGTGAGCATGAAATCCTTCACAGCAGCCCTTATACGTCAGGCTAGAGTTGTATGCGTTGATGGCGAAGAGGATCTCACAGTAATCCCCTTCATGCATGCCGGCTACTCAAAGATAATATACGGGCAGCCTGATGTAGGTGTTGTAGAGATCACAGGGTCTAGAAGAGTTTTAAAGCTGCTAGCTTTAAAACTACTTAAAGGATTGAAGCCCTACGTGCTTAAAGCCTAA
- a CDS encoding 30S ribosomal protein S24e produces MAKTIQLDKYSGVVVEEKYNPLVRRIELKIKVAHAGEGTPNRGLLRQALAKAYGRSVSLVYVRSIETEYGLGVSLVEAHIYESEERARLFEPEFIVKRNEEALQKISSQEAGA; encoded by the coding sequence GTGGCGAAGACAATACAGCTCGACAAGTATAGTGGCGTGGTAGTAGAGGAGAAGTACAATCCCTTAGTTAGAAGAATCGAGTTGAAGATTAAAGTAGCACATGCAGGTGAGGGAACCCCGAATAGAGGACTACTGAGACAAGCGCTAGCTAAAGCTTATGGTAGAAGCGTAAGCCTCGTTTACGTGAGAAGCATTGAAACAGAGTACGGGTTAGGGGTCAGCCTTGTCGAAGCCCACATATATGAGAGCGAGGAGAGAGCTAGGTTATTCGAGCCTGAATTCATAGTTAAACGCAACGAGGAAGCCCTCCAGAAGATCTCAAGCCAGGAGGCTGGTGCCTAA
- a CDS encoding 30S ribosomal protein S27ae translates to MPYIHKLYEVDYSKGVIRRKNKICPKCGSFMAFHKQPVARWHCGKCGYTEYVK, encoded by the coding sequence ATGCCCTACATCCACAAGTTATACGAGGTAGACTACAGTAAGGGAGTTATAAGAAGAAAAAATAAGATCTGCCCTAAATGCGGCTCCTTCATGGCGTTCCATAAGCAGCCAGTAGCTCGATGGCACTGCGGTAAATGCGGGTACACAGAGTACGTTAAGTAG